A window of the Aquarana catesbeiana isolate 2022-GZ linkage group LG05, ASM4218655v1, whole genome shotgun sequence genome harbors these coding sequences:
- the LOC141144162 gene encoding serum paraoxonase/arylesterase 2-like: MGTMLKLTLLGVTLGFLGERIYQFCHKTGFFKEVELIDLPNCQLVKGIEYGSEDIHLLPNGLAFISSGLKHPALKSFAPNKPAEIFLVDLNNDVLHPKPLQLSKDIDASSFNPHGLSVYIDERDGTVYLFVVNHPIPEYNSCIEIFKFDEKQKYLLHLKTIKHPLLQSVNDIVAVGPESFYATNDYYFESVPMKIVEGFLGLKWTNVVYYSPRNVREVAPGLYSGNGIVISNDKKFIYAVDIMAHAINVYEKHDNWSLTLVKAVDVDTCPDNLFVDPVTGDIWTGAHPNAYKVFFYKDEDPPLSEVIRIQKIHSDHPIVTRVYVNNGSVIQGSSVAAVYKKKLIIGTVFHKALYCQLD; this comes from the exons CCATAAAACTGGCTTTTTCAAAGAGGTAGAACTTATTGACCTTCCCAACTGTCAGCTAGTGAAAGGAATTG aatATGGCTCGGAAGATATTCATCTTCTTCCCAATGGACTCGCATTCATCAGCTCT GGCCTTAAACACCCAGCGCTAAAGAGTTTTGCACCCAACAAACCTGCAGAAATATTCCTGGTGGATCTGAACAATGATGTCCTTCACCCAAAACCACTACAGCTCAGTAAAGACATAGATGCGTCTTCATTTAATCCTCATGGTCTCAGTGTGTACATTGATGAGAGAG aTGGCACTGTCTACCTTTTTGTTGTGAATCATCCAATTCCTGAATATAATAGCTGTATTGAAATATTTAAATTTGATGAGAAGCAGAAATATCTCCTACATCTGAAGACCATTAAACATCCATTATTGCAGAG tgtgAATGATATTGTCGCTGTTGGACCGGAGAGCTTTTACGCCACCAATGATTATTACTTTGAGAGTGTACCTATGAAAATTGTAGAGGGTTTCCTTGGATTAAAATGGACAAATGTGGTATATTACAGTCCCAGGAATGTCCGAGAAGTGGCTCCGGGACTCTACAGTGGCAATGGTATTGTCATATCAAACGATAAAAA ATTTATCTATGCCGTTGACATCATGGCTCACGCAATCAATGTCTATGAGAAACATGACAACTGGTCCCTAACCCTTGTAAAG gCAGTTGATGTAGATACTTGCCCAGATAACCTGTTTGTGGATCCAGTTACAGGGGATATCTGGACAGGAGCCCATCCAAATGCATATAAAGTGTTCTTCTACAAAGATGAAGATCCCCCTTTATCAGAG GTGATCCGTATACAGAAGATTCACTCAGATCACCCAATAGTGACCCGGGTTTACGTCAATAATGGCTCAGTGATTCAGGGGTCATCCGTAGCTGCAGTGTACAAGAAGAAGCTGATTATAGGGACCGTATTCCACAAAGCTCTGTACTGTCAGCTGGATTAA